The Camelina sativa cultivar DH55 unplaced genomic scaffold, Cs unpScaffold01858, whole genome shotgun sequence DNA window TGGGGAGCATGGGCGCGCAAGACACCATGCCTGACCTTGAGTCTAGGGTTCTGTACTTGAGAGCGGTGCTGGAAGGTCTCGTTCGCACCCACTTTGGCCACCAAATCCTCGACGATCTGTTTGATCGCTACGCCCTCAAACTTGCTCATTCCTCTTTCATCCTCCAGCCTCAAACCCACAGATCCATCATGATCTTTGCACTTCTCAGTCGCTGTAGTGACATCTGATATATGTTCTCTATTATGCAATCCATAAGGAATGATTTAcctttatctatatatatgaataatgtGCTTTACACAACTTTCATCCATCATATCATCTCTCTACTTTTGAATAAAGAATTTGAGTcactattaaacaaaaattcaacGTCATTCAAGAAACATATCAAAGGNNNNNNNNNNNNNNNNNNNNNNNNNNNNNNNNNNNNNNNNNNNNNNNNNNNNNNNNNNNNNNNNNNNNNNNNNNNNNNNNNNNNNNNNNNNNNNNNNNNNNNNNNNNNNNNNNNNNNNNNNNNNNNNNNNNNNNNNNNNNNNNNNNNNNNNNNNNNNNNNNNNNNNNNNNNNNNNNNNNNNNNNNNNNNNNNNNNNNNNNNNNNNNNNNNNNNNNNNNNNNNNNNNNNNNNNNNNNNNNNNNNNNNNNNNNNNNNNNNNNNNNNNNNNNNNNNNNNNNNNNNNNNNNNNNNNNNNNNNNNNN harbors:
- the LOC104774192 gene encoding salicylate/benzoate carboxyl methyltransferase-like, yielding MDMAREGRIKEEEVDSFNLPIYYSTPKELEDIIRSNGELKIDKIETLGSMGAQDTMPDLESRVLYLRAVLEGLVRTHFGHQILDDLFDRYALKLAHSSFILQPQTHRSIMIFALLSRCSDI